AGGAGATCATCACGGAAAAGGGGAGGGCTTGCCTTTAGATAGGCAGGCATATACGGTGCATGATCGGAAGAATCAGGGTCGAAAGGTTTTAAAGTGAATTCAAGCCGGTCAGGAAGAGCATGAGTAATCTTAACACCTGCGCGCCACTTCACACCTTTGATAAACGGCGAATGTCCTATCCATCGTCCGGGCTGAATGCCACGCTCCAGCACGTAATACATGGTACACTCCTATGCTAGATTTATTATGTGGCCTTTTTACTCAAGTGAGGTTTTTCTTGAATATATGCAAATGCAAATCGGGATGTGTAAATATTCCTCTTCCAGTTCGTTGTTGGTACTCTTAGCATCCTACTCATCCTGCTAGAAATAGTATTGAGGCGACTAACCAGAACATATAGTGGCTCGCGCTCGGCAGGCGTTTTGTCTTGCTTCTTTGCCTCCGGACACCATAGAGACTCCTGAGCCTCCAATTTGTCATAGAGCTTGTTAAGTACATCAAAAACAAAGTCATTGTAATTTTCATGTGCATCATGGAATTGAGCCCCCCACTTTTCGATGGCATCAAAGGCAAAGACCTTGGGATCGCTACCTGATTTCGCTTTGAATATCACTCCATCCCTTCCCCACGGACGGACACCGTAATTGCCTGGTAGCCAAACACCGTTACAAGCTGCATTTATGTTGTATCCGATATTCCCCTTCTCTTTTCCATCTTTCCAGAGATATTTCTCTGACAAGAACAGGTCACTTTGTTTCAGCGAACCATTACCGGGTATCAGGTGATGCGCTGCGACAGCTGCGGTATATTTCCCGCTCCCTACCGTTATCTCCAACGCATCAGGCTTGCCTCCAAGGGCATTCCCAAGCTTGGTAGCGTCATTCTTGAACTTCACATCATTTAAGGCCCCGTCAAGGTCATTATCATCCGGGTAACTATCCTGAAGTTCATTCTCCTCTATTCGAGGCGGCTCTTTTGATTTGCAGAAATAGCAGGACTCATCATGAAGTGCGCTTGCGATATCGACAGCAACCGCTTCTCCCACGTCCATCGAATGCATCCTTTAAGCTTGAGGCGTAGACACTCACCCCATAATGTTCTTCTTGTTATGAAACAGCGGATCCCCCAATCTGCATACGTTCTTCCCTTCGAACTTCACATCGAATGAATACATCATGAATTCCGCTTCGCCCTTGAATGAATTACTGACGACGCCTCCACCCGCGTTCCCTGCCTCGTCGCCGCTGGTCATCTTGTAGGTCGCGCCTTTTACCATCGGCATTTGCCCATCAGTTTTTACGCTTTTAGGTCCGCCCGACGTGTTCGAGGACATGCCGATGTTGGGATAGGGAATGGGAACCGTTCCGCCAGGGGTGGGCGTCTTGCACACATCCGGAAAGACGGTACTCGTCCCTCCGCTGCGCTTATGGACGACACCACGACAATTCGCAAAGACCGATGCCATACGAGCCTCACCCACCAGTAATTGTTTAA
Above is a genomic segment from Nitrospira defluvii containing:
- a CDS encoding AHH domain-containing protein, with the protein product MDVGEAVAVDIASALHDESCYFCKSKEPPRIEENELQDSYPDDNDLDGALNDVKFKNDATKLGNALGGKPDALEITVGSGKYTAAVAAHHLIPGNGSLKQSDLFLSEKYLWKDGKEKGNIGYNINAACNGVWLPGNYGVRPWGRDGVIFKAKSGSDPKVFAFDAIEKWGAQFHDAHENYNDFVFDVLNKLYDKLEAQESLWCPEAKKQDKTPAEREPLYVLVSRLNTISSRMSRMLRVPTTNWKRNIYTSRFAFAYIQEKPHLSKKAT
- a CDS encoding DUF4150 domain-containing protein, whose product is MASVFANCRGVVHKRSGGTSTVFPDVCKTPTPGGTVPIPYPNIGMSSNTSGGPKSVKTDGQMPMVKGATYKMTSGDEAGNAGGGVVSNSFKGEAEFMMYSFDVKFEGKNVCRLGDPLFHNKKNIMG